Proteins encoded by one window of Dyella humicola:
- a CDS encoding SDR family NAD(P)-dependent oxidoreductase, with the protein MLFSGKNIIVTGASGDLGTAIIKRLICQGANVLAVDSDDAGLSHLVAEVSGAGVLEIFVADVSNGEEVLSYATRAFALWGPVDGFVNNAGIQTPVRSIVEFPEEDFDRVMAVNVRGVFLGMKHVLPRMRDGGSVVNMSSALGVVGGAGIVAYVASKHAIIGMTKTAALEQGPRGIRVNAAAPGPIACRMTFKLADEVFAGSNKSFAETVPLRRHGTPEDVAGLVSYLLSDDSSYATGTTHAVDGGFTTG; encoded by the coding sequence ATGCTCTTCTCAGGAAAAAACATCATCGTTACCGGCGCCTCGGGCGATCTCGGCACGGCGATCATCAAACGCCTGATCTGTCAGGGCGCTAACGTCTTGGCGGTGGACTCTGATGACGCAGGTCTGTCGCACCTAGTCGCTGAGGTCTCCGGTGCCGGGGTCCTGGAAATCTTCGTCGCCGACGTCAGCAACGGTGAAGAGGTCCTCAGCTACGCCACTCGTGCTTTCGCGCTCTGGGGGCCGGTCGACGGCTTCGTCAACAATGCCGGTATTCAGACGCCAGTGCGTTCGATTGTCGAATTCCCCGAAGAGGACTTCGACCGGGTCATGGCTGTCAACGTCCGCGGCGTCTTCCTCGGCATGAAGCACGTACTTCCGCGGATGCGCGACGGAGGATCGGTGGTAAACATGTCGAGTGCGCTTGGCGTGGTGGGCGGCGCCGGCATCGTCGCCTATGTGGCCTCCAAACACGCAATCATCGGCATGACCAAGACTGCGGCCCTCGAGCAGGGGCCGCGTGGGATCAGGGTCAACGCTGCGGCGCCAGGCCCCATCGCGTGCCGCATGACGTTCAAACTCGCTGACGAGGTGTTCGCCGGCAGCAACAAGAGCTTTGCCGAGACCGTTCCCCTGCGCCGTCACGGCACGCCCGAAGACGTGGCGGGCCTCGTCTCATACCTGCTGTCGGACGACTCCAGCTATGCGACCGGTACGACCCACGCAGTCGACGGCGGGTTCACGACTGGCTGA
- a CDS encoding GMC family oxidoreductase, which yields MFDTASASNSVKFALLEGQLLSRQIDRATFVERAANLGLPAAVVAEAADKFVAIASNQATRRAALRSTYDYIVIGSGASGSVVAGRLAENRNAQVLLLEAGGEDLTPGILITETWFFNQGGEFDWNFGAERSPSVNQRSIVQAMGKAFGGGTSINGMVWARGHKNDFDHWAKEAGDDAWNYQHVLDIYRRIEDWHGAPDSSRRGSGGEVFVQPAPHPSSIAPAFLSAAESLGVPTFADQNGVMQEGPGGAAITNVRIRDGRRLNIPSSYLYPVMDQSNLTVLTGAYVNRLTVEGNTVTGVEFEWQGQLRTIKAASEVVLSAGAIQTPKILMLSGIGDRAQLSGFGIATVSHLPGVGQNFQDHPIIGGGLWEAPEPLPLRNNAAEANLFVKSRPELDTPDLHIWHIEAPYLSEVTGRYAVENAWSISPGLARPESRGFLRLKSADPREAPEIHANMLADPRDLAALRKGMEIARQLGNSEAMRPFVKREILPGPLEGQALDNLVRDGAMSMHHPTGTAKMGQDDFSVVDAQLRVYGVKNLRIADGSIMPSITTGNTQAPCVVIGERLAEILTA from the coding sequence ATGTTTGATACCGCCTCTGCCTCGAACAGCGTGAAGTTCGCACTGCTGGAAGGCCAACTGCTCAGCCGTCAAATCGACCGCGCGACCTTTGTCGAGCGCGCCGCAAACCTGGGTCTACCCGCTGCAGTCGTTGCGGAGGCGGCCGACAAGTTCGTTGCCATCGCCAGCAATCAGGCGACCCGTCGTGCCGCATTGCGATCCACCTATGACTACATTGTCATCGGCTCCGGCGCGTCCGGCTCGGTCGTCGCGGGACGCTTAGCCGAGAACCGAAACGCGCAAGTACTCCTGCTCGAAGCGGGCGGCGAGGATCTCACGCCCGGCATCCTGATCACCGAAACTTGGTTCTTCAATCAAGGTGGCGAGTTCGATTGGAACTTCGGCGCCGAGCGAAGCCCAAGCGTCAACCAGCGCTCGATCGTCCAGGCGATGGGCAAAGCCTTCGGCGGCGGCACCAGCATCAACGGCATGGTCTGGGCTCGCGGTCACAAGAACGATTTCGACCATTGGGCCAAGGAAGCCGGCGATGACGCGTGGAATTACCAGCACGTCCTCGACATCTACCGGCGCATCGAAGACTGGCACGGCGCCCCCGATTCCAGCCGCCGCGGCAGTGGTGGCGAGGTCTTCGTCCAGCCCGCTCCCCATCCGAGTTCGATCGCGCCCGCTTTCCTGAGCGCCGCCGAATCCCTGGGCGTACCCACCTTCGCTGATCAGAACGGCGTCATGCAGGAAGGGCCCGGTGGCGCAGCGATCACCAATGTGCGCATCCGTGACGGCCGCCGTTTGAACATTCCCTCCAGCTATCTCTATCCCGTGATGGATCAGTCCAATTTGACCGTGTTGACTGGCGCCTATGTCAATCGCCTCACCGTCGAGGGCAACACGGTTACCGGCGTCGAGTTTGAATGGCAGGGGCAACTTCGCACGATCAAGGCCGCGAGCGAGGTGGTGCTGTCGGCCGGAGCGATCCAGACGCCGAAGATCCTGATGCTCTCGGGGATCGGCGATCGTGCGCAGCTGAGCGGCTTCGGCATTGCTACGGTGTCGCATCTGCCGGGCGTCGGGCAGAACTTCCAGGATCACCCGATCATCGGCGGCGGGCTGTGGGAAGCACCGGAACCGCTGCCCCTTCGCAACAACGCGGCCGAAGCCAATCTCTTCGTCAAGAGCCGTCCGGAACTTGATACGCCCGACCTTCATATCTGGCACATCGAGGCGCCTTATCTCTCCGAAGTCACCGGGCGGTACGCGGTTGAGAACGCCTGGTCGATCAGTCCGGGCCTGGCGCGTCCGGAGAGCCGTGGCTTCCTGCGGCTGAAATCGGCGGATCCTCGCGAAGCACCGGAAATTCACGCCAACATGCTGGCCGATCCACGCGACCTCGCTGCCTTGCGCAAGGGCATGGAGATCGCGCGCCAGCTCGGAAATTCCGAGGCGATGAGGCCGTTCGTCAAGCGCGAGATTCTGCCGGGCCCCCTCGAAGGCCAGGCACTGGACAACCTAGTCCGCGACGGAGCGATGTCGATGCACCACCCGACCGGCACCGCCAAGATGGGCCAGGACGATTTCTCGGTCGTCGACGCGCAGTTACGGGTTTACGGCGTGAAGAACCTGCGCATCGCTGACGGCTCGATCATGCCGAGCATCACCACGGGCAACACCCAGGCGCCCTGCGTAGTCATTGGCGAACGCCTGGCTGAGATCCTCACCGCCTGA
- a CDS encoding putative quinol monooxygenase, whose protein sequence is MTQFTNLAFFRARPGQTRALGAALRAFVAPTRAESERLNYNLHRSLDEADVWLVYENWRSAEGLDAHMKAPHLQAFLEVAPNLIAGDIRLRRFSMISSLATQGA, encoded by the coding sequence ATGACTCAGTTTACCAACCTCGCGTTTTTCCGAGCTCGACCTGGCCAGACCAGAGCCTTGGGTGCGGCCCTCCGCGCGTTCGTTGCTCCCACCCGCGCCGAGAGCGAACGCCTCAATTACAACCTTCATCGGTCGCTCGACGAAGCCGACGTCTGGCTCGTTTACGAGAACTGGCGCTCGGCAGAGGGCCTTGACGCCCACATGAAAGCCCCGCACCTGCAGGCCTTCCTTGAGGTCGCCCCCAACCTCATCGCCGGCGACATTCGTCTGCGTCGCTTCTCGATGATTTCGTCCCTCGCCACGCAGGGCGCCTGA